One genomic region from Gammaproteobacteria bacterium encodes:
- the hypE gene encoding Carbamoyl dehydratase HypE — MNDTRILLAHGNGGRLMRELITEIFARHLGNPLLNTNADAVMLPALDGDLMVTTDAFTVQPLEFPGGNLGSLAIHGVINDLAVAGADPRYITLAALIEEGLEIALLDRLIASCAEAARQNGVVVVAGDTKVVRRGEGGGLYLSVTGIGVRRTRDELTLRNIMPGNVVLVSGSVGDHGIAVMLAREPFGLSSDLRSDSASVLRLAQSVRNIAGLRFMRDPTRGGLTTVAHEIMQGCGHSVILNQSAIPLRAEVVSVCEMLGYDPYFLACEGRIVAVATASAAEEILTCWRSLPEGAESHVIGRIEAGGARVILETSLGGQRILDELEDDPLPRIC, encoded by the coding sequence ATGAACGATACCCGAATTCTTCTTGCACACGGTAATGGCGGTCGCCTGATGCGCGAACTGATTACCGAGATCTTTGCACGACATCTCGGTAATCCATTGCTGAATACCAACGCCGACGCGGTGATGTTGCCAGCGCTGGACGGTGATCTTATGGTGACCACGGATGCCTTTACCGTACAGCCATTAGAATTCCCCGGCGGAAATCTCGGTTCGTTGGCGATACATGGCGTAATCAATGACCTTGCGGTGGCTGGCGCCGATCCACGCTATATCACCCTGGCCGCATTGATTGAGGAAGGCCTGGAAATTGCGCTATTGGATCGACTAATTGCTAGCTGTGCCGAGGCCGCACGACAAAATGGTGTGGTGGTGGTTGCCGGTGATACCAAGGTGGTGCGTCGCGGGGAAGGCGGAGGTTTGTATCTATCGGTCACTGGGATTGGTGTCAGGCGGACGCGGGACGAATTAACGCTTAGGAATATTATGCCCGGCAATGTGGTGTTAGTCTCCGGGTCGGTGGGTGATCACGGTATCGCCGTGATGCTCGCACGCGAACCATTTGGATTATCCAGCGATCTGCGCTCGGATTCGGCATCGGTGTTGCGGCTGGCTCAATCTGTGCGTAATATCGCGGGTCTACGTTTCATGCGTGACCCTACTCGGGGTGGATTAACTACCGTTGCCCATGAGATTATGCAGGGGTGTGGGCACAGTGTGATCCTTAATCAAAGTGCGATACCACTGCGCGCCGAGGTCGTTTCCGTATGCGAAATGCTCGGTTATGATCCTTATTTCCTGGCGTGCGAAGGTCGCATTGTCGCTGTGGCCACTGCTTCGGCTGCCGAGGAAATTCTCACCTGCTGGCGTTCCCTCCCCGAAGGTGCGGAGTCGCACGTCATTGGAAGAATTGAGGCAGGTGGTGCGCGAG